The window aaaccatAATCGTAAGAATGAACGTGAGGTATAATGGAGCACATAGCTATCTCATATAAACCCTACCAGTAAAACCCCATCCAAAGCTCTTGGAATCCGGGaggaaaatattaatagttcCATAGCATCTTCCACAAAGTGCTCTGGCATAGAAGCAAATTCCATTGGACAAGTAGATGGTAGAGGCATTTTAAATCCGCCAACCAAGCCAACTAACCAAATCACCATTAGTCGATAGAATGAAAGTGCATGTTGAATAAGCGCCCCATCCTTGTGAAAAGAAGCAAGCAATACATCAAAATACTaacaaatttataatttttccttttcccaaTATCTCAATAACAAAGATTTTACaaacataaaaatacaaaatctCCTATTCCAGAAGGGGAAAAAATCCTATAATATGGAAGAAGAGGGAAAACAACAAAGAGAAAGGGCACTCTTATAACAAGGAGAAAGGAAGAGGCATAGGCTTGTGTTTCTCTTggaatcttcttcttcttattgtttcttttcttttcttcaggTGTCAAGACGAATAAGGCAGAAGGGGGGATAAGAGTGATCACAACTACTCAAAATGGCTAATGCAATGGTTCAAAGTTTGAACATTTTCACACCCCAAGACTGTACAAGATAACATAGCTTCCAATTAACAGAAAAGATATTAATTCACTTTAAACTTCAGTAGACAAGCAAACCCATGTGCATTTGTTGGTGTGTTGAGTGTGGGCACACTTGGTGGGGAAGAGAGGGGATGTACCTTCAAAATTTGAGCCtcataacaaaatttttcctGCGAATATAGTTCTATTTCTTTCTCAAGCCTAGATATATCCAGCTCCAGTTGTGAAGAAGGTGCCTGTCCTTGCATAGCTTTTAAGGTGGCAAGAGTATCTTCACATCTTGAAATGTCCTGGATGGGGGCAAACCATATATTGTCACTCATCAGAGAAGAAACAAGAGAACAGAAAAAGCTTAAGAATCAGTAATGCATTACCTGGACTAGATGCTTGAAGTCAGAAAATGCCTTTAGGAGGCCCAAGTTGAGTACCCTAGCAGTCATAAAGAAGCATTcacaaataaatggatatttaGCTTTTTCACCACTACTTGAGGTTGGCTTCACACTGAGGGTACTTCCAGAACTGGTAGCTTCTTGAGATTGCAGCAGACGATTTTCACCATCGCCATGTGGTCTGGTCCCATCAGTTTTTACAGGATTATCTTTGTTCATCCATTCAGAAACTTCTTCTGAGGTTGCATGCAGAGCAGTTAGCCCCCTAACACAGGTTCATAGAGAATACTTAGCAAAAGAAGTCAATGAATATAACAGTTAAAAGCACAATGATCTCCACTGAATAAAAGGTCCTCACCTCAAATCCAAACGATTACTGTAAAAAACATAGTTTGGGTCAATCTTATctctttttgttaaatttgCATCCAAAAACGGTTCACAAAGTCGAAGCATAACAGCACTGAGATTGACAAACATTCCAGAACTAGCACAAGATATAGGATCAACCTATGATAGATGTCATCAACAACATTGACATTGTGTCAAAGAAACCAAGTATAAATATTCTTATACATTGAAAGCAAAATCAAATAAGTGTAATTCAAAAGAGACTCcagcattttatttaaaacattcttagtaaacaaaagaacaaattGTCATCGATCAGCAATGCAGTATCAATGGCCATAATTGAGCTTTTGGTCATTGATAAGCATTGTAACTGCCACTCAAAAATGTTATTAAGGACTGGGAAAAAATAGAACCTGTATATGGGCCCTGGATGCATTTTTATTGATGACTTCTGCAAGATACTCAAGGACACTCTCACGGGTCTCAGTATTTTTAAGGAGACACAGAAGAACTTCTGCCAGACCGTCATATAAAGTATTCATGATAGTCTTGATGAATGAGTTATCTTGCCGTCGAGTTGATGCTTCTGAGAAGCACTGCTGGCTGTATTTTGAAGAGATACAATTTATTACTCGACAAAAGctaatagaaaagaaaaagatttcataacTAAAGATAACTGCATAAGAACTTTTAAGATTGAGATAAACTATGAAATAAACTAAATGGCATGGATCTTCAACCACAACTTAAAAGATCCAAAGGATTTgtaaaatatacaaataagCTACCTTCCTGcattatttcttctttccctcaaaaattcaaacatcaaattacTTCCAATTAAATAAAGATCCACATTAAACATCATCCTATCAATGCACTCAAGCACTTCATCAAGCCTCTCTCAAAGTAAAAGAGAAGACCTTCTCACCAGTATAAGAAAAAAGCTAAGCACAAATTCCAAATTATATCACATGCACATATAGATAAGTCAACCTAGTAGCTAACTATCCAACCTTATTCCAGAGAACAATCAGCACCTGCAAGCCCTACTCCAGTACAGATGCAGAGGGTAAAGATAAGGTAAAATAACTTATAGGTTGAATCTAGCCTCACTTCACACTAGACAACATCAACAAAAGCCAACCAATAAATCCAAATTCAGACAAGCAGCCTTCAATAAGAGTAAGGTTGCTAAATCTTCCCATTAGAGGTCACTAGCACATAATGCAGAGATGAGCAATCAAGACTGCtataaaatagttaaaagCCAGCAAGCAATGTAATTTTGAGTCAGCCATCCACAAAGATTTTAAGAGACCCCCATTACCAAAAAGACAAATGCTGCAATTCACTGCCATTGCTAGCTTGCTATCCCTGCACATCTCCATTAAGTAACTGCCCGACTAcattgtttttcttcataCTTGAAGGTTAGCAGGATGGACAAGGTAACTTAACCATGGTTTCTAATGTCATTCAGCTGAAACTTAACCTCCCTTTCCGTTAACAAGGTCAGTTTGGAACTCCTAAAAGAATATTAGCACCAGGAATCCAAGTCTTCAAACGTTAAATTCATATCACAAAGCAAAATCACAATCTTTTATGCTGTCAATGTTTTCAATAACTTCTCATAGCTACTCCATACCCACTAGAACCCaattaaatatgataattAAACATAAACACACACAATCAGTAATCCTTCATAAACACACATAGTCAATAATCTTTTTCAATAAACATCACACAACTAAAACAAGCATTAAGACAAACAGCACACACACCAAAATGCAAAATCAGCATCAAAACTCACCCAACATCGGGCTGGCTCTTGAAAATGGTATGATCGGGCAAAGCACTAACATGAAAAAAGGGACCCAAAATGCTAGTCATTTCAATAACACGTCCATTCAAGTAAACCCCTTTAGGTATCCACCAAGGATGATTAACCAAACTCTTAGCACAAACAGGGAAATGTGCCAAATACAACAAAGCCCTCAAAGGTTGCTGAAAATTCCCCAAAGCTGAAACTTTCAAAACACTCCCTCTTAAATCCTCATACAACCCTTTTAAAATCTGGTCTAAAGTATCAAAATCTGAATCCTTAAAGAACTCCTCCAAGAACCCTGGTGGGCAGTCTACCCCACTTCCCAATTCATTCCCTCCAAACCCATCAAGCATTACTCCACTTGAAACTTCAGCAAAAAGTAATGGCAACAAAGGCGAATTCGAAGACAAAGAAGAACCCGTTTTCAAGTTACTATCCCTTAAATTCCCATTAGAAAACCACTCAGGATTTCCCAGATGAATCCTAGCATAAGAAGCAGCCAACTTCTTAGCCTGTTTAGCAGCAGCCTCCATCTCAGAACGCAGCGTTTTGTCTTTCATGTTGGAAATCTTCTTGATTTCTTCATGAGCTCTTCTATAACAACCAATGAGATAAAGAAAAGGAGATTCGGAATTGGGAAAGTCACCAGAAAGACGATCAATTAAAACCCTTTCCATTAAATCACGTGAAAGTAAAAGACTTTTTCCTTCACTTAAGATCTCAGCTGCGGTCCTCTCAAGGTAAACTACCTTTGGATCAGAAGAAGAGTTTTCTTGGTTTTCTTTAAGGGTTACAAGGAAGATTTTTCTTAAGATTATATCCTCAACTTCTTCTGGAGTTCTTTGGGGTTTTTGGGTTGCCATATTctgcagaaaaaaaaatgaaaatggatttttccttttttttttttttcgtcaGAAACAAACAGGGATTATTTTTTCCTGGAAAACTTTAGGCTTCGAACATTGTGGAGAAAAGAGAGAGCTTGAGGATGTTGGAAGACCTTTGAGAAAGAAGTCTCGAGTGAGGGCTGGACGATGTCGTTTTTAACGTTGAAGGGGGTGTTGTGTGTTCTTTTCGagctttttctgttttttctcCTGTGGACCTCGGAGTAGAGAACTTACGTTGTTGGTGCAATAGGATGGTGCCACGTCAGCGTGTAAAGTTTtcaaggaatatatatataacctCGCATTGTTCCAAATCCAATTCAATCAACAAGCATGTAAAGAGGTTTGGTTATTGTTCCAAATCCAATTCAAGAAAAAGGCTTGGTTGTTCAATATTTAAGTAAGAAAAGAGGGCTTGCTATTTTTAAGGAATTGAATTTATTAGAACATAAGTTATTTAACACTACCAAAGCATTATAATCtttcaatatttcaatttattgatgaaaatatCGATAGAAAAATCTATCTGTACATGGTCGAAAATATCTTCATtggtttttctattttcttgatGATGGAATAATTTGTCAATGGAATATTCTGTTGGCCACTCTATTGAAAAAGTAGCCAATCCGTTGACTAAAGGAGTAATTAGTGATAATCACCTATTATTTCAGTAGACTATCGATAAAATAGCCAACAAATTATACATAAACCTTATCAGCAAATTCCATCAATAAAAAGTGTGAATTCGTTagtaaaattttgttgatatttagaaatttttttttaatttttaaaacataatgataaaaaaattaaaaaccacATGAATACAAATgtgtaaaagaaataattttaaatattacaaatatgttaagaatattttatttaattaataaaaacatgaacacaaattgaattatttttattaaaatcaattaaaaataaaaagtcaaaaatgTACAAGAACATGACAATTACAAATGAAAAGTAGATACATATCTATTTACTAAGCATCATCCTTTCATCGTAAAGGTTCGTTGATCGCtctattgaaaatttaatatgaaCTGCTAATCACATCATGCAATTGAGGATCTTTTGGGCGTTAAACTCCAAGTTCATTAAACTCTAAAGTAGTCCAAAGAGCCTATATTTATGGTATTAGTAGGTAAGACACTTTCCTAGTTGATTGAGAATTTTTTAGTGTTTGTGTATTCTATCTCTAACCCTtggataattctattttataaaattatttttatctcaaattgtttttaaaagttagctaagtttttcaatttaagttatgatttagttatttttctaattagtttatttttattaaattattttatgttaattttatgtttatttatcttagtttagttattatttattagtttttatgttttttgtaGAACTCTAGAAAAATAAGGTTTAATTGGATGAAGAAAGGTGCTTAAGGAgtttagtttttattcgtACATGTCACGATCTTTTGAGCATAACTCTCATTCCAGATCTCCAAATGATGCgattcttggaccattggaaagctaacaAATAGAGCTACAACCTTCATGAATCACTTTACCTAGTTCTACCtcgaagatagagaaaattgtaGTTGAAGTTGACAGAGTGCAACAGTCGACAAGAAGAAAGCCATGAAGCAAAGGGAATGCTTGTCACAGCCTAAAtaccgggccatgaccggtgcatgggcccaatgggcatagcccactaagcctaagcaagcatTTTTATGCAAACCGATCATcattctaaaaccacatattgcaactctcaattataaatatttcagtaacgtTTTATAGTAatccaatattcacatttgtatTATGCTAACATAGTATCACTTATTTGCCACCTTATaatggcatcagtaatcaaatatacatatttgatttttaacatgaatcttagtggtcttcattacttatacatgtacacaagCATAAGACTCTTGACCGTCAACGGAGTGACCGTAagtgaaggtacagctactgagatgccataatACCTAGCATAAGAAGGCGAGCATACGtggacaactcaatctaggtcccaactacctccaaatctgaaaacatgaagtttaaaaatgtgagcaAAAAACTCAGAGAGTGAacacaagaagggaacaagcaatcggtAGAAGGAATTTGGAAAatatgatgcacttgtttaaaaaacaatgcaattgatttaatttcttattaaaaactccttatttcaaactttgatcaataacctcatagtgttgcaaaaacccatgatcaatccatgaagttaaatgggtgaaaaataggtcaaaatcaagcaaggtagcaagcatggcagcaagtttctagctgcagcaagaaacagtctcaatttgcatatatttcagtttttctatcatatctaccactacagaagttcaattgacctgatttttagaccattagaaagataagaggcagggctacaacttttatgtttaccacttttcccatttCAGGTGGgaagatggtcaaaatctttatcagagtgaaagcactgcaccaaaacccgagagtttctcgctgcagcgagaatcaggcCAGTGTGACCCCTAAAatccgagagtttctcgctgcaatgaaaatgaatctcactgtagcgagaaatagAGCATTTTGAGTGAAATGGGTCTTATTACATCAAAAGCccttttcttgttgaaataaaaagtaatttttggagcaattaacaatgccaacacacaacacaatcacaattattttcataaactttctataacacacatatctatatatgtatatatatatatatccatcatcatgcacaccctcccatcatcatcatgcacaccctcccatcatcatcagctcatatgcactccccactagcacatggctgggtcatcatcggcttatgcgcactcccactcgcacatagctgagtcatcatcggcttatgctcactcctactcgcacatagccgggtcaatatcattacacaacattattcatcaatgcacaacatatattcgtatatatatgtatatatcaacataatataggagcacataggtttgtccttttacacatttcacattttcacaatatcaaaacgttttatcaaaggcttgttcccgggcacacatttttaaagaaaagttggaataaatcattcaaatgtttcatacaaatacaattatttttcccaaaacaattttgaaatgcaagttcactcaccggctttgttgattcttttgtttgactctaacctcaactaatgctccaattggacatgtgaggccttgttggaacctatacacacacaacatcacaaccaacccaaattggcattaatacactctcaaaagctatttcctaaTTCAAGTTtagctagttattcctaactagctctcaattaccattaagtggctatttgTTTACTTTACTCTAGTCACtctaaaaatgattaacaatctcaacaatagatTAATTGACCACTctaatcatcaaccattatcaacaacttgaaaattaaatctaattcattactcaccttggtggacttatagttgaactcattttcaagagttttcaagctacaatggcaagtctctctttttctctctaaaacttccaactagtgagagaaagtgatgaacaaagatttttaaaggctgttgaggtgtaaaagtgaaagagcatgaaaaaccctatgaaggagtgggcaaaagcatgaaatttggactTTCCATGAGAGATTTATGGAGGATTCAAGGTTTTTCTcccatggagaatgaagaaaacGTGAAATGAAGAGAAGGGCTGGGATGAAGAAggagaagctgttggaagcTGTTGGagcttagatatttatgcttcaagttaatccaaattttcactaaaattaccaaaatgcccttaaatggtagctttgtcttcctcccatcctttgtgcaacctttttactcttttgacatcgaaacaaagtccataatagtctaaaaatactcgagttcacgaaaacGTAAAAATTTCAACCGGAGATGAacaatgaccattttacccctaccatggaaattatcattatttttatctttttcatttattttaccatcataaacatcatttattcattccttaggcctatttagaccttaatagcataaaaaaacccactcgtaggagctcaccacgagaaattacgaaattacccctgatccGCATTATTGcttctacttctagttatgtgttTATAGAGATCAAGATTTCACAGGTTCATTTCTGAATTATCCTTTTTAACTtggtaattaacctcaattggcatccataaactttattagccactgTATCAAAATACAGGGTACTACAATGCTGTGGCTTAGATGGGGTGTGCCGCAACGTTAAgttggaaaattgaagaaacaaGATGGAAAAGAGCAAGCTATGAGCTGACTAAGTCCCTATTGGGCCTTATACTTATTGTAAGTCCATAACAAGTGTTTTTAGGCTAAAATAGTTTAGTTTAGGTAGAATTATGTTAAATTAGGTTATAAATAGTTAGCTTAGGGAGAAGTCAGACACATAGACACATTGAGGAGAAATCCTAAAAGAGGTTTAAGAAGTTAGAAGTTGAGGTTGAAGATTGAAGATCAAAGCTGccaaaatttgtttattttcttctttcttagcttttattattcttgATTACTCTTGATGGCTAAACTTAatatggtttttgtttttattgcaACTAGGAgtagttaaatttatttttttaggattacaattgaactcacttatagtttaaatttttaatctctttctagcttatttttaataaatagaattatttattctaatttattcttaatatttttaatttcttaatcaccaattaaattgatctagaaacctaaacaaacttaagaaaagaaggttagtgtagactaaaataggaatagcatatgatcatatttatttaattgaatgaataaattgatttgtgtataaGATAAGAATATACCTATATGTTGTATGTAACTAATGTTAAAACCTGAAtttaatgagtctattttaatttcaattcacatagaaATATAATGTTTTAGCTAaagtagatatttttataagagaCTCAGGAGagcattataaataattgaaaaccCTAGATTTGCAATTCAACTCATTGGattaagttaagagagaaaggtaagatttagatatTAAGTTAGGAGAAagaaaggtaagatttagatgaagtgtgagggatattgtaatcttaggtttttctaatttgatttgcattccattatatttttgctttgatttttaattaatgttaattagtttagttctagttgattaatttttagttaatttagttatccaaattttgattgtttgaataaaactaaattattttaattttaatacttagtaaatttttggaataattCTCTAAgggatcgatactctacttATTAGTATACTATTTGtttgatacgtatacttgcataggtaaaattttaactaacaCTCTCTTATCAAATATAATTACGTCTGAAGGAGGCCAGATGCCTAAATATGGTGTTTTTAagtatgccatgaagcataCGAAGGTGGAAAAGTAATCAAAAGAGGATTAATCACCGCAAGTGATATAaggggatgtatctcacttgttctcaattttGAGTTAACTTATATAAAGTTTTTAGTTAAagtatgatgaatttgaggaaagttagtttcttcaattcacaaggttagtcatgaattatgagaactaacATGGAATGTTATAAGTAGATACTGAACCATACTCTATGACATATCtaagatatttgatgaaaggatcATATCGCACTAAAAGGCTTATCACTGAAGGactttgtcaaattttttaattgactctctaaCATTTTGGTGgtcatgatgcattgctagataccgctcatgatctataaatataaatcaatttttaaattgatatgatttatatttattgccaataTGTTAGAAatctaatgggtcacacacattagGTGACATGATggaaattaaataaagataatcaattaagttggacttaattgaaatagaccaaaataaagtaaaaaaattaattaagttcacaaggacttaattgaatagAAATCTAAATATTGTATCtagggttacaacttagtttggttatataaatatgttagccaactaaaatttcaagttttcaacCACTTCTTAACcgtttcataaaaataagaaaagaaaaatagcttTCTTTGTTTGATAGAAATAAGATTTGGCAAaaacttttggtttttttattttagaaacaaaacttgctagcacaagtaaaatcctacctttgagaAGGTTTTATCTAGTTACTGTGGGGATTACCAttagaggccaaacacttgggtggTTGGAAATTTAACAAATCCTAAAAATGAATAAGCAAAGATTTCGGCTGCATGATTTCAAATTGACTTATTCTCTTTTTCGAGTTTCTTGCTTCATTACAAGGccttttggatttaattggctcttgattacGATATTTAGAGCAAGGTATGTAATACTTaaacttattaatatttataattaatttaaaaattacatgaaaaactcAAATATTGATTATGTAGGATTTGACTATTTCTTTAATGAAatgcatattttattttttcgctatgttatgtttttaatttcatgtttgaGAATGAGGTGGAATCCCAGCACAATAGGCTTTATACCTTTTGAAGTTGATGCCTTTTCACCCTTGtctttcataaattttttttatttttaccttttttagGAGAGACAAGATGAACTAAAAGCTTCTCCTTCGCAATGGTTTTCTTAGCTTGTTTGAGCATATTCAATAAGCCTAATATGGTTACCTCAATCTTGTTTATGTTGAAGTATAACACAAACTATCAATAGCTCTTTGCTAACGAAGAGAGTATAAGGTCTATACTCAATTCATGATCCATGACCCAACCCAACTACTCATGTCGAGTGATATAACCTATCATCTTAAGTATATTAGGCCTTACTTGGCTTTCTTCAAACATCTTATATCGAAAGAATTCTTTTGAAATGTCAAATCTCTTTGTGCAACTTTCTTTATCGAACATTTCTCTAAAATTTAGGATAATATCCAAGGCATTCA is drawn from Theobroma cacao cultivar B97-61/B2 chromosome 4, Criollo_cocoa_genome_V2, whole genome shotgun sequence and contains these coding sequences:
- the LOC18601598 gene encoding probable ubiquitin conjugation factor E4 — protein: MATQKPQRTPEEVEDIILRKIFLVTLKENQENSSSDPKVVYLERTAAEILSEGKSLLLSRDLMERVLIDRLSGDFPNSESPFLYLIGCYRRAHEEIKKISNMKDKTLRSEMEAAAKQAKKLAASYARIHLGNPEWFSNGNLRDSNLKTGSSLSSNSPLLPLLFAEVSSGVMLDGFGGNELGSGVDCPPGFLEEFFKDSDFDTLDQILKGLYEDLRGSVLKVSALGNFQQPLRALLYLAHFPVCAKSLVNHPWWIPKGVYLNGRVIEMTSILGPFFHVSALPDHTIFKSQPDVGQQCFSEASTRRQDNSFIKTIMNTLYDGLAEVLLCLLKNTETRESVLEYLAEVINKNASRAHIQVDPISCASSGMFVNLSAVMLRLCEPFLDANLTKRDKIDPNYVFYSNRLDLRGLTALHATSEEVSEWMNKDNPVKTDGTRPHGDGENRLLQSQEATSSGSTLSVKPTSSSGEKAKYPFICECFFMTARVLNLGLLKAFSDFKHLVQDISRCEDTLATLKAMQGQAPSSQLELDISRLEKEIELYSQEKFCYEAQILKDGALIQHALSFYRLMVIWLVGLVGGFKMPLPSTCPMEFASMPEHFVEDAMELLIFSSRIPRALDGVLLDDFMNFIIMFMASPQFINNPYLRAKMVEVLNCWMPRGSGSSATSTLFDGHQLSLEYLVRNLLKLYVDIEFTGSHTQFYDKFNIRHNIAELLEYLWQVPSHRNAWKQIAKEEEKGVYLNFLNFLINDSIYLLDESLNKILELKELEAEMSNSAEWERRSAQERQERTRLFHSQENIIRIDMKLANEDVSMLAFTSEQITAPFLLPEMVERVASMLNYFLLQLVGPQRKSLSLKDPVKYEFRPKELLEQIVRIYVHLARGDAKNIFPAAISSDGRSYNEQLFSAAADVLRRIGMDGRIIEDFIELGAKAKAAASEAMDTEAALGDIPDEFLDPIQYTLMKDPVILPSSRITVDRPVIQRHLLSDSTDPFNRSHLTADMLIPHTELKARIQEFIRSHELKRRGEGLNMQSSKGTIQPTSGEMLID